A region from the Chlamydiales bacterium genome encodes:
- a CDS encoding DUF2764 family protein, whose translation MGNYYFVAASLPPLVLGEKPEVTFEELKARLEINLSKEDLEKTVVLRRIVDLQNIRSLLLEEPIDLRGNLDEQELDEALLIHNILPSYVFDFLDQYETVTERLKHFFGLLSKFFAEETPKQKGFLRKYLAFEHDWRLVMAALRAKELGRDIVHELQFEDFSNTLAAQILAQKDAPVYEPPVEWQELKELILSCGPDPWQRYKVFATWRFKKIEEMVERPLFSIDWILAYMAQLMIVEHWNELDEVRGKMILESLKTG comes from the coding sequence ATGGGAAATTACTACTTTGTAGCAGCCTCTCTTCCTCCTCTCGTTTTAGGTGAGAAGCCTGAGGTTACCTTTGAAGAGCTTAAAGCCAGGCTCGAGATCAATCTCTCTAAAGAGGATCTCGAGAAGACTGTCGTGTTAAGACGAATTGTCGATCTTCAAAACATCCGCTCGCTGCTGCTTGAGGAGCCGATCGATTTACGGGGGAATCTAGATGAGCAGGAGCTGGATGAAGCTCTTCTTATTCACAATATTCTTCCCTCTTACGTTTTTGATTTTCTCGATCAGTATGAGACCGTAACGGAGCGGCTTAAGCACTTTTTTGGGCTCCTCTCAAAGTTTTTTGCTGAAGAGACGCCCAAGCAGAAGGGTTTTCTTCGCAAGTATTTAGCTTTTGAACACGACTGGAGGCTTGTGATGGCAGCTCTGCGTGCAAAGGAGCTAGGTCGGGACATTGTCCATGAGTTGCAGTTTGAAGATTTCTCAAACACCCTTGCAGCGCAGATACTCGCTCAGAAGGATGCTCCCGTTTATGAGCCTCCTGTAGAGTGGCAAGAGCTTAAGGAGCTGATTCTATCGTGCGGCCCAGATCCCTGGCAGAGGTATAAAGTATTTGCGACTTGGCGCTTCAAGAAGATTGAAGAGATGGTCGAGCGTCCACTTTTTTCAATCGACTGGATTTTAGCCTATATGGCGCAGCTAATGATTGTTGAGCATTGGAATGAGCTCGACGAAGTTAGAGGAAAGATGATTCTGGAATCACTTAAAACTGGATAA
- a CDS encoding V-type ATP synthase subunit E, which translates to MKGIESGKEKVKKICDALRKETLEPALLEAEEIVLRAREEAEKIIAHAKKQASLLLDEGKEKLVREQATFQSALNQASKQTLQFLRQTIEEKLFNRELSHQLSKPLQNPQVLANLISAVIKAIEKEGKETDLSAFIASSIPAKEVNALLAKEILERLKEKSVLISQIGGGVEVKLKKENITLDLSDTALYELIAGYIRKDFRETFFEGVSGHKK; encoded by the coding sequence ATGAAGGGTATAGAATCCGGTAAAGAGAAGGTGAAGAAGATCTGCGATGCTCTTAGAAAAGAGACTCTTGAGCCAGCATTACTAGAAGCGGAAGAGATCGTTCTTAGAGCGCGAGAAGAGGCTGAGAAGATTATTGCTCATGCCAAGAAACAAGCCTCTCTTCTTTTAGATGAAGGGAAAGAGAAGCTTGTACGCGAGCAGGCGACTTTTCAATCAGCTTTAAATCAGGCTAGCAAGCAGACCTTGCAGTTTCTAAGACAGACCATCGAAGAGAAGCTCTTCAATCGCGAGCTGTCACACCAGCTCTCCAAACCCCTGCAAAATCCTCAAGTGCTTGCAAATCTTATCTCTGCAGTCATCAAGGCGATAGAGAAAGAGGGTAAAGAGACCGACCTCTCCGCTTTCATCGCTTCTTCTATTCCTGCAAAGGAGGTCAACGCTCTACTCGCAAAAGAGATTTTAGAGAGGTTGAAGGAGAAGAGCGTTCTCATCTCCCAAATTGGTGGGGGTGTTGAGGTGAAACTTAAAAAAGAGAACATCACCCTTGATCTGTCCGATACAGCACTATATGAGTTGATTGCGGGCTACATTCGGAAAGATTTCCGAGAGACTTTTTTTGAAGGCGTTTCTGGACACAAGAAATAG